The following proteins come from a genomic window of Gloeomargarita sp. SRBZ-1_bins_9:
- a CDS encoding NYN domain-containing protein: MTYPPVYLSIFIDGNNMFYAQQKNGWFFDPKRVLDYFTREPHVHLVNAFWYTGIKDQNDQRAFRDALINLGYTVRTKLLKEFYDEQSHRYFQKANLDIEIVIDMFNTVEQYNRVVLFSGDGDFDRAVELLRSKNTYIIVVSTEGMIARELRNAADRYIDLNDLRPYIEKLEPSPARAEPPLTPTSVLTE, encoded by the coding sequence ATGACCTATCCCCCTGTGTATCTTTCCATCTTTATTGATGGAAATAATATGTTTTATGCCCAGCAAAAGAACGGTTGGTTTTTCGACCCCAAACGCGTTCTGGATTACTTTACCCGGGAACCCCATGTCCATTTAGTCAACGCCTTTTGGTACACCGGCATCAAGGACCAGAACGACCAGCGGGCTTTTCGGGATGCCTTAATTAATCTGGGTTACACGGTGCGCACCAAATTGCTCAAAGAGTTTTACGATGAGCAGTCCCACCGCTATTTCCAGAAAGCCAACCTGGACATCGAAATTGTCATTGACATGTTCAACACCGTAGAGCAATACAACCGGGTGGTGCTTTTTAGTGGTGATGGGGATTTCGACCGGGCGGTGGAACTGTTGCGTTCCAAAAACACTTACATCATTGTGGTGTCTACCGAGGGGATGATTGCTCGGGAGTTGCGCAACGCCGCAGACCGCTATATCGATCTCAATGACCTGCGCCCCTACATCGAGAAGCTGGAACCGAGTCCGGCGCGGGCTGAACCCCCCTTGACCCCCACATCGGTGCTGACGGAATGA
- the rimM gene encoding ribosome maturation factor RimM (Essential for efficient processing of 16S rRNA) has protein sequence MREIGRILAPHALRGEVKVLSLTDFPERFTEPGVRWYSLPRQPQPQPLTLVRSRPVPGKNLYIVQFAEIHTCDQAELLRGATLWVSEQDRPQLAPGEYYVPDLIGLEAWHGGAVLGQVTAVIPAGNDLLEITTPAGQVHWVPFVPELVPAVNLEQRCLELRLPPGLLELNQGPSRKSPVKPC, from the coding sequence ATGCGGGAAATCGGGCGCATCCTAGCTCCCCACGCGCTCCGGGGGGAAGTCAAGGTGCTGTCGTTGACGGATTTCCCGGAACGGTTTACTGAACCGGGGGTGCGTTGGTATTCCCTGCCGCGCCAGCCCCAGCCCCAACCTTTAACCCTGGTGCGTTCCCGGCCGGTACCGGGCAAAAACCTGTACATTGTCCAATTTGCCGAAATTCACACCTGCGACCAGGCTGAACTACTGCGTGGAGCAACCCTGTGGGTTTCGGAGCAAGACCGCCCCCAGTTAGCCCCCGGTGAGTACTATGTACCGGATTTGATCGGGCTGGAGGCCTGGCATGGCGGCGCGGTGTTAGGGCAAGTGACGGCGGTGATTCCTGCCGGCAATGATTTGTTAGAGATCACCACGCCGGCGGGACAGGTGCACTGGGTGCCTTTTGTGCCGGAGTTGGTGCCGGCGGTGAACCTAGAGCAGCGCTGCCTGGAACTGCGGTTGCCCCCCGGTCTCTTGGAGTTGAACCAAGGGCCATCCCGCAAATCTCCGGTAAAACCCTGCTAA